The following are encoded in a window of Spea bombifrons isolate aSpeBom1 chromosome 2, aSpeBom1.2.pri, whole genome shotgun sequence genomic DNA:
- the RAB20 gene encoding ras-related protein Rab-20, whose amino-acid sequence MKKPDVKVVLLGDMNVGKTSLLHRYMERRFQDTVSTVGGAFYLKQWGAYNISIWDTAGREQFHGLGSMYCRAASAIIMMYDVSNMQSLLELEERFLGLTDTASDDCIFAIVGNKVDLTDDYDVGEVGENPRPSSKARKQVQVEDAVALYKRIIKYKMLDENCVPVAEKMCFETSAKTGYNVDALFEAVFNMVVPLIIKNKVNRPQDTVNLAESNHKKQSKRGCC is encoded by the exons ATGAAGAAGCCAGACGTGAAGGTGGTGTTACTGGGGGACATGAATGTGGGGAAGACGTCTCTCCTGCACCGGTACATGGAGAGGAGGTTTCAGGACACCGTCAGCACAGTCGGGGGGGCCTTCTATCTCAAACAGTGGGGGGCCTACAACATCTCCATCTGGGACACCGCAG GACGGGAGCAGTTTCATGGCCTCGGTTCCATGTACTGCAGGGCAGCCTCTGCAATCATCATGATGTATGATGTTAGCAACATGCAAAGCCTCTTGGAGCTTGAAGAACGGTTCCTGGGCCTGACTGACACTGCCAGCGATGACTGCATATTTGCAATTGTCGGGAACAAAGTTGACCTTACTGATGACTACGATGTAGGAGAAGTAGGTGAAAATCCTCGTCCTTCCAGCAAAGCCCGCAAACAGGTTCAAGTAGAAGATGCTGTTGCCTTATATAAGAGGATAATCAAGTATAAGATGTTGGATGAAAACTGTGTGCCCGTTGCAGAGAAAATGTGCTTTGAGACAAGTGCCAAGACCGGCTACAATGTTGATGCTCTTTTTGAAGCTGTTTTTAACATGGTGGTACCattgattattaaaaataaagtaaacagaCCGCAGGATACTGTCAATCTTGCTGAAAGCAATCACAAGAAGCAATCAAAACGGGGTTGCTGTTAA